From one Formosa sediminum genomic stretch:
- the rny gene encoding ribonuclease Y, which yields MDNSILLIAGGTLLGVIIGFVIARILEKNNASKIVSDAKAEAQKIIKDANIDGEAIKKDKILQAKEKFIELKSEHEKVILGRDKKMAEAEKRTRDKESQVSNELSKNKKLNAEFEAKLKDYNYRLDFLDKKEQEIERLHKSQVEQLEVISSLSAEEAKSQLIESLKGEAKNDALAFIQSTIEESKLTAQQEARKIIINTIQRIGTEEAVDNCVSVFNIESDDVKGRIIGREGRNIRAIEAATGVEIIVDDTPEAIILSCFDSVRREVARLSLHKLVTDGRIHPARIEEIVKKTRKQIEQEIIEVGKRTVIDLGIHNLHPELIKMVGRMKYRSSYGQNLLQHSREVAKLCGIMAAELGLNPKLAKRAGLLHDIGKVPDAEADMETPHAILGMQWAEKYGEKDDVINAIGAHHDEIEMKSLLAPIIQVCDAISGARPGARRQVLDSYIQRLKDLEDIAFGFTGVKKAYAIQAGRELRVIVESEKVTDQNASDLSFNISQKIQTDMTYPGQVKVTVIRETRAVNIAK from the coding sequence CGCATCAAAAATAGTGTCTGACGCGAAAGCAGAAGCTCAAAAAATTATTAAAGATGCCAATATAGATGGTGAAGCCATTAAAAAAGATAAAATATTACAAGCAAAAGAAAAATTTATTGAGCTAAAATCAGAACACGAAAAAGTGATTTTAGGACGAGATAAAAAGATGGCAGAAGCCGAAAAACGTACTAGAGATAAAGAATCTCAAGTCTCTAACGAACTCTCTAAAAATAAAAAATTAAACGCAGAATTTGAAGCTAAATTAAAAGATTACAATTATAGGTTAGATTTTTTAGACAAGAAAGAACAAGAAATAGAGCGCTTGCATAAGAGTCAAGTTGAACAACTAGAAGTTATCTCTAGTCTGTCTGCAGAAGAAGCGAAATCTCAATTAATTGAATCTTTAAAAGGAGAGGCTAAAAATGATGCATTAGCATTTATACAAAGTACTATTGAAGAGTCTAAACTTACAGCTCAACAAGAGGCTAGAAAAATAATTATTAATACCATTCAGCGTATTGGTACTGAAGAAGCAGTAGATAACTGTGTATCTGTATTTAATATTGAAAGTGATGATGTTAAAGGACGAATTATTGGTCGTGAGGGTAGAAACATTCGCGCTATCGAAGCTGCAACTGGAGTAGAAATTATTGTTGATGATACGCCAGAAGCGATTATCTTATCGTGTTTTGACTCTGTGAGACGTGAGGTCGCTCGTTTATCCTTACATAAATTAGTAACAGACGGTCGTATTCACCCAGCACGTATTGAGGAAATTGTTAAGAAAACTAGAAAACAAATTGAACAAGAAATTATCGAGGTTGGTAAACGTACTGTAATCGATCTTGGAATTCATAATTTACACCCAGAGCTTATAAAAATGGTAGGACGTATGAAATACCGTTCGTCTTACGGTCAAAACTTACTGCAACACTCGCGAGAAGTGGCTAAACTTTGTGGTATAATGGCAGCAGAATTAGGGTTAAACCCAAAATTAGCTAAGCGTGCTGGATTATTACACGATATTGGTAAAGTGCCAGATGCAGAAGCAGATATGGAAACACCTCACGCTATTTTAGGAATGCAGTGGGCAGAGAAATATGGAGAGAAAGACGACGTAATTAATGCTATTGGAGCTCACCACGACGAGATAGAAATGAAATCGTTATTGGCTCCGATTATTCAGGTTTGTGATGCTATTTCTGGTGCAAGACCTGGCGCAAGACGTCAAGTGTTAGATAGTTATATACAACGTTTAAAAGATCTTGAAGATATTGCTTTTGGATTTACAGGAGTAAAGAAAGCCTATGCTATTCAAGCAGGTAGAGAGTTACGTGTGATTGTTGAAAGTGAAAAAGTGACCGATCAAAATGCATCGGATTTATCATTTAATATTTCACAAAAAATACAAACAGATATGACGTATCCAGGTCAAGTAAAAGTGACTGTAATTAGAGAAACTAGAGCCGTAAATATTGCGAAGTAA